AACATAGTTAAAGAATTCGTTAGCTGTTTTAAAGCCCTTTGGCAATACTTTTGCGGCTTTAGCGTACTTTTTGGGTGAAATCATATCTCTCACAACACACATTCTCAAAATGTATCTTTTAGATTTAAAAATAGAGATTTAGAAATACCTTGGATTGTAGGAATCATCCCCAGAGGGTAGTTTTCTAAATTCCATGTGAATGTAAACCTGTATTATTCTCTCTTTGTGAATCTATATATCATTTTCAACTCACTTAATTTAAAATTATCTATACCCCTTACCGGAGACCACTATCCACAATGCGGAACCTGGTGCGCAGCCCTTCTGGTCGACTGCGGTGCCTTTTCAGGATGGCATACCTTTCCCCACTGACATCTCCCCTCTCCAGTTCCACCATGATCTTGCTTCGGTACTTTAAAATAGTTCCCCCCACGGGTTCCACCATTCCCTCCCCTTCAAAACTGGCGTAGACCTGGTTGGTGATCACCACGGCAATGTCGTGTTTACGGGCCAGTCTGGTTAAAAGACCCATTTGTCTTCCGAGTTCCAGGTTGATCTGGGACATTTCCCCGTCCCTAACCCGGTAAAGAGCCACGGCCGAGTCCAGGATGACCAGTTCCACTTTTTCTCCTGATTCCACCATTTTCTCAATTCTGCGCAGGACATTATCCTGCTCAGTAAAGGTTGAGGGCTCGAATACAATGATGTTAGGAGCCAGTTCAGCAAATTCAGTTCCTGAAATCTGTTTAACTCTTTCTATGGACAGACCACCTTCGGTGTCCACAAAAATACCGTTTTTACCGTTTTTAGCATTTTGGACCAGGAGGTTCAGGGCTATGTTGGTCTTTCCGGACCCTGGAGGTCCGTAGAATTGAGTCACACAACCTTTCTCTACTCCACCCCCAATGAGAGAGTCAATGGGTGATGAAGTGGATATTTTACCCTTTTCTTTCATGTTGGATAGAATTTCTGACATTACAACTCCTGCTACTTTTATTTAAATGGGTTATCTGTATAATTTTATTTTATAGGATTATTTTCCTTACTAGTATTTGGATTTAATCCCTATAATTTTTGCATACCCCGCCGGGGAGTTTGCACAAAATTTAATTAATAACTTATATGGTTTAAATATTATTATGGAATAGGGATAATTACTGAGGAATAAAAGAATATCCTTAAAAAT
This portion of the Methanobacterium formicicum genome encodes:
- the radB gene encoding DNA repair and recombination protein RadB; the encoded protein is MSEILSNMKEKGKISTSSPIDSLIGGGVEKGCVTQFYGPPGSGKTNIALNLLVQNAKNGKNGIFVDTEGGLSIERVKQISGTEFAELAPNIIVFEPSTFTEQDNVLRRIEKMVESGEKVELVILDSAVALYRVRDGEMSQINLELGRQMGLLTRLARKHDIAVVITNQVYASFEGEGMVEPVGGTILKYRSKIMVELERGDVSGERYAILKRHRSRPEGLRTRFRIVDSGLR